One window of Thermacetogenium phaeum DSM 12270 genomic DNA carries:
- a CDS encoding homocysteine biosynthesis protein, whose translation MAVEKTYAEINEKIKKGKAVIVTAEEIIDLVREKGVEKAAREVDVVTTGTFGTMCSSGAFLNFGHSQPRIKMNKVYLNGVPAYAGLAAVDAYIGATALPDSDPENRVYPGRFLYGGGHVIEDLVAGKEVKLEAFGYGTDCYPRRHIETRITLESINEAFLFNPRNAYQNYAVAVNLSDRTLYTYMGVLKPRLGNASYSTSGQLSPLLNDPFYKTIGVGTRIFLGGGIGYVAWHGTQHNPCTTRGENGVPLEGAGTLAVIGDLKQMSPAWLRGVSYTGYGASLAVGIGIPIPILNEEILRYTAVSDAEILAPVIDYSSAYPERDPEVLCRVSYAELRSGRIVVRGKEVPTTPLSSYAKAREIALILKEWIEKGRFLLAEPVQPLPSAEAGIILKGLEEKNNR comes from the coding sequence TTGGCTGTTGAGAAGACTTATGCAGAGATCAATGAGAAAATCAAAAAAGGGAAAGCTGTGATCGTTACGGCGGAGGAGATCATCGATCTAGTCAGGGAAAAAGGGGTAGAGAAGGCGGCGCGGGAAGTAGATGTGGTCACCACAGGAACGTTCGGCACCATGTGTTCCAGCGGAGCCTTCTTGAACTTTGGCCATTCCCAGCCGCGCATCAAAATGAACAAGGTCTATCTGAACGGCGTCCCCGCTTATGCCGGGCTTGCGGCGGTGGATGCTTATATCGGGGCGACGGCATTGCCGGACAGCGACCCTGAAAACCGCGTTTATCCTGGGCGTTTTCTTTACGGCGGAGGCCATGTGATTGAGGATCTCGTAGCCGGGAAAGAGGTGAAGCTGGAAGCGTTCGGTTACGGTACCGACTGTTACCCCCGCCGGCATATCGAGACCAGGATTACGCTGGAAAGCATTAATGAGGCCTTTCTCTTTAACCCTCGCAACGCCTATCAAAATTACGCTGTTGCGGTGAATCTCTCTGACCGCACCCTTTATACTTACATGGGGGTGCTGAAGCCGAGGCTGGGTAATGCCAGCTACTCAACATCCGGGCAGTTGAGCCCTCTATTGAACGATCCCTTTTATAAGACCATCGGTGTGGGGACGCGGATCTTTCTGGGGGGTGGAATTGGCTATGTGGCCTGGCACGGTACGCAGCACAATCCCTGCACCACCAGAGGTGAGAACGGTGTGCCCCTCGAAGGGGCGGGAACCCTGGCTGTAATAGGGGATCTCAAACAGATGAGTCCGGCGTGGCTGCGAGGTGTCAGCTACACCGGCTATGGTGCCAGCCTGGCGGTGGGGATAGGCATTCCCATTCCCATTCTCAACGAAGAGATCCTGCGCTACACGGCGGTTTCCGACGCCGAGATTTTGGCGCCTGTTATAGATTACAGCTCCGCCTATCCGGAGCGCGACCCGGAGGTGCTCTGCAGGGTGAGCTATGCAGAGCTCCGGTCGGGGAGGATCGTGGTGCGGGGGAAAGAGGTACCCACGACACCCCTCTCCAGCTACGCCAAAGCGCGGGAGATCGCTCTCATCCTCAAGGAGTGGATCGAAAAGGGGCGGTTTTTGCTGGCAGAGCCCGTGCAGCCGCTCCCTTCGGCGGAAGCGGGTATCATTTTAAAGGGTCTGGAAGAAAAAAACAACAGATAG
- a CDS encoding Sec-independent protein translocase subunit TatA/TatB yields the protein MFGLLPSIGPWELAAILAVVLIIFGPGKLPEVGKSLGKTIREFRKASNETGEKVEEATAKEPAEK from the coding sequence GTGTTTGGATTGCTCCCCAGTATCGGCCCCTGGGAATTGGCGGCTATTCTGGCAGTGGTTCTGATCATTTTCGGCCCGGGAAAACTGCCGGAAGTGGGGAAATCTCTTGGCAAAACCATCAGGGAGTTTCGCAAGGCATCCAACGAGACCGGCGAGAAGGTCGAAGAGGCTACTGCCAAGGAACCGGCCGAAAAATAG
- a CDS encoding CooT family nickel-binding protein: MCEANAYLWKDGEEKMIFENVDRVQPHEGGLLLEDIFGRRLFLDARIKELALVDHKIILEEIEK, encoded by the coding sequence ATGTGTGAGGCCAATGCTTATCTGTGGAAAGACGGTGAAGAAAAAATGATCTTTGAAAACGTTGATCGGGTTCAGCCCCACGAGGGCGGGCTACTGCTGGAGGATATATTCGGCCGCCGCCTGTTCCTGGATGCGCGTATTAAAGAACTGGCTTTGGTCGACCACAAAATCATATTAGAAGAAATTGAAAAGTAA
- a CDS encoding DUF3842 family protein, producing MRIAVVDGQGGGIGKHITERIRRELGTGVEIIALGTNSVATSLMLKAGANEGATGENAIIRTANDVDVIVGPLSILVANSMLGEVTPEMVKAIGSSKAVKFLLPIGRNRVEIVGVQKEPLPHLIEKLVKHLKEWEGDRNV from the coding sequence ATGCGGATAGCTGTTGTTGACGGCCAAGGGGGTGGCATTGGTAAGCATATCACCGAAAGAATACGCAGGGAACTCGGCACCGGGGTGGAGATTATCGCTCTCGGCACGAACAGCGTGGCCACCTCACTGATGCTCAAAGCAGGAGCCAATGAAGGGGCGACCGGGGAAAACGCTATCATCCGGACCGCAAATGATGTCGATGTAATCGTTGGCCCACTTTCAATACTGGTGGCAAACTCCATGTTGGGTGAGGTGACTCCAGAGATGGTCAAGGCGATAGGCAGCAGTAAGGCGGTGAAGTTCTTGCTCCCTATTGGCAGAAACAGGGTGGAGATTGTCGGGGTGCAGAAGGAACCCCTGCCCCACCTGATCGAGAAGTTGGTGAAGCACCTTAAAGAATGGGAGGGTGATCGCAATGTGTGA
- a CDS encoding cysteine hydrolase family protein gives MGGKALIVVDMLNDFVVEGGALYVGEAGRRVIPVIARALEKARSHKIPVIYICDRHLPGDREFEMFPTHCVAGTWGGEVCAELAPREGDVIIPKRRYSGFYGTDLDLALRELGAEDLVLVGVCTNICVLYTAADARMRNYKVSVLKDGVASFDEKAHEFALREMEKTLGVQLLLVDEWEAGNADSCC, from the coding sequence GTGGGGGGGAAAGCCCTGATCGTCGTCGATATGTTGAACGACTTCGTTGTGGAGGGAGGAGCCCTGTACGTCGGGGAAGCCGGGCGGCGGGTTATTCCGGTGATTGCCAGGGCGCTGGAGAAGGCGCGGTCCCATAAGATTCCCGTAATCTACATCTGCGACCGTCACCTGCCGGGTGACAGGGAGTTCGAGATGTTTCCAACCCACTGTGTGGCGGGCACTTGGGGTGGAGAAGTTTGCGCGGAGCTTGCGCCCCGGGAAGGTGATGTGATCATACCAAAGCGGCGCTATAGCGGTTTTTACGGTACCGACCTGGATCTCGCTCTGCGGGAACTGGGGGCAGAGGATTTGGTTCTTGTGGGTGTCTGTACCAACATCTGCGTTTTGTACACAGCAGCCGATGCCCGCATGCGCAATTACAAGGTATCCGTCCTCAAGGACGGTGTCGCCTCTTTTGACGAAAAGGCACACGAATTTGCCCTTCGGGAGATGGAGAAGACGCTGGGAGTACAGCTGTTGCTTGTGGACGAGTGGGAGGCGGGCAATGCGGATAGCTGTTGTTGA
- a CDS encoding amylo-alpha-1,6-glucosidase has product MDLIFGRSELNPDQGASKEWLLTNGMGGFASSTIIGLNRRRYHGLLIAALNPPVDRRLLVAKLDEDFYVNGERFVLGTNQVRDGYAQQGYRYLLRFRRYPFPEYIYLIKDVFLIKTIFMLYGENTTVVHYRIINEYGRDLKIFIFPLVNCRDYHGTTYENSLPFQQNQLDDRQVRVDSFPGAPPIYLCSDRAEFYVEPSWYRGMYYSIEDIRGLPAYEDHFIPGYFRLDVQDSGEFTVVLSTKAVPEIDYQGWRDRQQRRQEELLRLAGYRDFFARTLCLAADDFIVWRKSTGKKTVIAGYPWFSDWGRDAMIALPGLALCTKRFRDAREILATFAAYVKDGLLPNMFPDAGEEPIYNTVDASLWYFYAVQKYLAYTGDYRFVREELFPVLRSVIDNYRRGTRFQIGMDRDGLVAGGSPGIQLTWMDARVGDWVVTPRHGKPVEVNALWYNALMFMSELSKLWGLQDEYGSLAAQVRRSFLAAFWNEEKQCLYDVAGDEPDPSVRPNQIIAVSLPYAVLPKEKAKAVVRRVFEELYVGTGLRSLSPGEPGFQGRYQGDQYSRDAAYHQGTAWSWLLGHFITAYRKAFDYSQESLVVARLLLAPLKDHLCEQGLGTISEIFDASYPFTPRGCFAQAWGVAEALRCFVEDLKGE; this is encoded by the coding sequence GTGGATTTGATCTTTGGGAGAAGCGAATTAAACCCGGATCAGGGCGCTTCCAAGGAGTGGCTGCTCACCAACGGCATGGGGGGATTTGCCTCTTCGACCATAATCGGCTTGAACAGACGGCGCTACCATGGCCTGCTCATCGCTGCCCTAAATCCCCCGGTAGACCGCCGTCTGCTTGTGGCGAAGCTGGATGAGGATTTTTACGTCAACGGGGAACGGTTCGTGTTGGGTACAAATCAGGTGAGGGACGGCTACGCCCAGCAGGGTTATCGCTACCTGCTGCGGTTCCGGCGTTACCCGTTTCCGGAGTATATCTATCTGATTAAGGATGTTTTTTTAATCAAGACAATTTTCATGCTCTACGGGGAAAACACCACCGTTGTGCATTATCGGATTATCAATGAATACGGACGGGACCTGAAAATCTTTATTTTCCCTCTGGTCAACTGCCGCGACTACCACGGAACCACTTATGAGAACAGCTTGCCCTTTCAACAGAATCAACTCGACGACCGTCAGGTTCGGGTCGACTCCTTTCCCGGCGCACCGCCCATCTATCTCTGCAGCGACCGGGCCGAATTTTATGTGGAACCTTCCTGGTATAGGGGGATGTATTATTCCATAGAGGATATTCGCGGGCTGCCTGCTTATGAAGATCACTTCATCCCGGGTTACTTCCGGCTGGATGTGCAGGACTCGGGAGAGTTTACCGTAGTTCTTTCGACAAAAGCGGTTCCCGAGATCGACTATCAGGGATGGAGGGACCGCCAGCAGAGGAGGCAGGAAGAGCTGCTGCGCCTGGCGGGTTACCGGGATTTTTTTGCCAGGACGCTCTGCCTGGCTGCGGATGATTTTATCGTCTGGAGAAAGTCGACGGGGAAGAAAACGGTAATCGCCGGTTACCCCTGGTTCAGCGATTGGGGCAGGGATGCCATGATCGCCCTTCCCGGCCTCGCCCTGTGCACAAAGCGTTTTCGGGATGCCAGGGAAATACTGGCTACCTTTGCGGCCTACGTTAAAGACGGCCTGCTGCCCAACATGTTTCCGGATGCCGGTGAAGAGCCCATTTACAATACGGTGGATGCCTCTTTGTGGTATTTCTATGCGGTGCAGAAGTATCTGGCGTACACAGGTGATTATCGATTTGTGAGGGAAGAGCTCTTTCCCGTCCTCAGGTCCGTTATCGACAACTACCGCCGGGGCACCCGGTTTCAGATCGGAATGGATAGGGATGGGCTGGTCGCGGGAGGATCCCCCGGGATTCAGCTCACCTGGATGGACGCCAGGGTTGGTGACTGGGTGGTGACTCCCCGCCACGGGAAGCCGGTTGAGGTGAATGCCCTCTGGTATAACGCTTTGATGTTCATGTCGGAACTGTCTAAGCTTTGGGGCTTGCAGGATGAATACGGCAGCCTGGCGGCGCAGGTGCGCCGCAGCTTTCTTGCCGCCTTCTGGAATGAGGAGAAGCAGTGCCTCTACGACGTTGCAGGTGATGAGCCAGATCCCAGCGTCCGGCCGAACCAGATCATCGCCGTAAGCCTGCCCTATGCCGTTTTGCCTAAGGAAAAGGCCAAGGCTGTCGTGAGGAGAGTCTTTGAGGAGCTTTACGTCGGAACGGGACTGCGCAGCCTGTCTCCGGGGGAACCGGGTTTTCAGGGGCGTTACCAGGGCGACCAGTATTCCCGGGATGCCGCCTATCACCAGGGGACTGCCTGGAGCTGGCTGCTCGGGCACTTCATCACGGCGTACCGGAAGGCTTTTGATTATTCACAGGAGAGCCTCGTCGTTGCCCGGCTGCTGCTGGCACCTCTAAAGGATCACCTGTGCGAACAGGGGCTGGGAACGATATCGGAAATTTTTGATGCATCCTATCCTTTCACGCCGAGGGGATGCTTTGCCCAGGCCTGGGGGGTGGCGGAGGCCCTCAGATGCTTTGTGGAGGATCTGAAGGGAGAATAG
- the yunB gene encoding sporulation protein YunB gives MAALFRRVHFFYCRRRPNVNVILLALGTAGAVFLLLLFVLEHNLKPTIREIAEAQARWIATEAVNNAVKQKIADSVDYHELIAVQKDAEGRIVLMQPNIVRINQLASETTLAINDALKELSEEKFSIPVGQVLGSQLLANYGPHIRVSIYPVGTVNTTVTDHFEEAGINQTRHRLYLNIQSRVKVVVPLITSQVKVSAQVPVTDTIIVGQVPDAYVNFLPPKQQRAILTE, from the coding sequence GTGGCAGCGCTGTTTCGACGGGTGCACTTCTTTTACTGCCGCCGTAGGCCTAACGTCAACGTCATTCTGTTGGCCCTGGGAACTGCTGGTGCCGTCTTTCTTTTGCTGCTCTTTGTTCTTGAGCATAATTTAAAACCGACGATTAGGGAAATCGCCGAGGCTCAGGCGCGCTGGATCGCCACCGAAGCGGTAAACAACGCCGTCAAACAAAAGATTGCCGACTCCGTCGATTACCATGAGCTGATCGCGGTGCAGAAGGATGCCGAGGGGCGGATCGTGTTGATGCAGCCCAATATAGTGCGCATCAACCAGCTGGCGTCGGAAACCACTCTGGCGATCAATGATGCCTTAAAAGAGCTGTCCGAAGAAAAGTTCTCTATACCGGTCGGACAGGTGCTGGGGAGCCAGCTTTTGGCCAACTACGGCCCTCACATCAGAGTTTCTATCTATCCGGTCGGTACGGTGAACACGACAGTTACCGATCACTTCGAAGAAGCCGGAATCAACCAGACGCGCCACCGCCTCTATTTGAATATTCAAAGCCGGGTGAAAGTGGTCGTGCCGCTGATCACCTCCCAGGTGAAGGTGTCGGCCCAGGTTCCTGTGACCGATACGATCATTGTGGGGCAGGTCCCGGATGCCTACGTAAACTTCCTGCCGCCAAAACAGCAGAGGGCGATTTTGACGGAATAG
- the tyrS gene encoding tyrosine--tRNA ligase: protein MSRLIKDLQKQLEVIRRGVVEIVPEDELIRKLKRSLDEDRPLRVKLGMDPTAPDIHLGHTVVLHKLRQFQELGHEVVLILGDFTGRIGDPTGRSETRVQLTEEQIKENVATYKEQAGKILDMDRTRVVFNSTWLAKLTFADVVTLAAKYTVARMLERDDFARRYQEGIPIGIHEFLYPLMQGYDSVALNADVELGGTDQKFNLLVGRDLQREFGQEPQVAIMVPILEGLDGVQKMSKSLGNYIGISEPPKEIYGKAMSLPDELIVRYFELVTPVSIEDVREIKSGLEEGTLHPRDAKMRLARELVRMFHGEEAAQDAEKEFVAVFQKGEIPSDMPVVVLESEELGDDGGIWLPKLLALAGLVESTSAGKRFIGQGAVKIDGERIVDPEARLIVKDGMVIQVGKRKFARIAL from the coding sequence GTGTCACGTCTGATTAAGGATTTGCAGAAGCAGCTGGAGGTTATCCGGAGGGGAGTTGTAGAGATCGTTCCTGAAGATGAGCTGATCCGGAAGCTGAAGCGTTCTCTGGATGAAGACAGGCCGTTGAGGGTCAAGTTGGGGATGGACCCTACCGCTCCGGACATTCACCTGGGGCATACGGTTGTGCTTCACAAGCTGCGGCAGTTCCAGGAGCTGGGCCATGAGGTGGTGCTGATCCTAGGGGATTTCACAGGACGAATCGGAGACCCGACCGGAAGATCGGAAACCCGCGTCCAGCTGACGGAAGAGCAGATTAAGGAGAATGTCGCCACCTACAAGGAGCAGGCGGGGAAAATCCTCGACATGGACCGGACACGAGTTGTTTTCAACAGCACCTGGCTGGCGAAGCTCACCTTTGCTGATGTGGTAACGCTGGCGGCGAAGTACACGGTTGCCCGGATGCTGGAGCGAGACGATTTTGCCCGCCGGTACCAGGAAGGCATCCCCATCGGCATTCACGAGTTTCTCTACCCCTTGATGCAGGGCTACGACTCTGTTGCTCTCAATGCAGATGTTGAGCTGGGGGGGACCGATCAAAAATTCAACCTCTTGGTCGGACGGGATCTGCAAAGGGAATTCGGCCAGGAGCCCCAGGTGGCAATCATGGTGCCGATTTTGGAGGGCCTTGACGGTGTCCAGAAGATGAGCAAGAGCCTGGGGAATTACATTGGAATCTCCGAGCCCCCAAAAGAGATTTACGGGAAGGCAATGTCCCTGCCGGACGAGCTGATCGTTCGTTACTTCGAGCTGGTAACCCCGGTATCTATAGAGGACGTTAGGGAGATTAAAAGCGGCCTGGAAGAGGGGACGCTGCATCCGCGCGATGCCAAGATGCGGCTCGCCCGCGAGCTCGTCAGGATGTTTCACGGCGAAGAAGCTGCTCAGGATGCCGAAAAGGAGTTTGTGGCCGTCTTCCAAAAGGGGGAAATCCCCAGCGATATGCCGGTTGTCGTTCTCGAATCCGAAGAGCTGGGTGATGACGGCGGCATCTGGTTGCCTAAGCTGTTGGCGTTGGCAGGTCTCGTCGAGAGCACTTCTGCGGGTAAAAGGTTTATCGGCCAGGGTGCGGTAAAGATCGATGGGGAGAGGATCGTTGATCCCGAGGCGCGCCTCATCGTCAAGGACGGGATGGTCATCCAGGTCGGCAAAAGAAAATTTGCGCGCATCGCCTTGTAA
- a CDS encoding iron-containing alcohol dehydrogenase family protein, which translates to MLFDFLVTPRIIFGPGSSGRLGVEAKSFGKKLLLCMGKKSLQSGGMIERVVGPLKAAGLEVVYFGGIAPEPTLSVVAEGLQIARRYGVELVIGVGGGSVIDVAKAIAGLYFQEGRVEDYFTGARELGETVLPWIAVPTTAGSGAEVTRNAVLSDPASGRKQSIRNDSWTARVAVVDPVLTMTMPRRLTAQTGMDALTHALEAYTSRWATPLTDCLALEAAVLICRNLYSAYRKGSDREARQQVMLGSLMAGMALNNARAGAVHALAHPVGIRYGIPHGMVCGILLPFVMEFNLTHAAEKYARLARELGIVSGDGGAEEAAERLLHFVRALKQRLELPARLGEVGLEESDIPELVEAALESGSLAANIRKAAFSDLEEILKKNL; encoded by the coding sequence GTGCTCTTTGACTTTTTGGTGACACCGCGGATTATCTTCGGGCCGGGGAGCAGCGGCCGCCTGGGGGTAGAGGCGAAAAGCTTCGGAAAGAAGCTGCTGCTCTGCATGGGGAAAAAGTCCCTGCAGTCCGGCGGGATGATCGAGAGGGTGGTCGGCCCGCTGAAGGCGGCGGGGTTGGAGGTCGTTTACTTCGGCGGAATCGCTCCGGAGCCGACCCTCTCTGTTGTTGCGGAGGGGCTGCAGATCGCCCGCCGCTACGGAGTGGAGCTGGTCATCGGAGTCGGGGGCGGGAGCGTCATCGATGTGGCCAAGGCGATCGCCGGTCTCTACTTCCAGGAAGGCCGGGTTGAGGATTATTTCACAGGGGCACGAGAGCTGGGAGAAACGGTGCTCCCTTGGATCGCCGTTCCCACCACCGCCGGTAGTGGAGCGGAGGTTACCAGGAACGCCGTGCTCAGCGATCCGGCAAGCGGCCGCAAGCAGAGCATCAGAAACGACTCCTGGACGGCGCGGGTCGCCGTCGTGGATCCTGTTCTGACGATGACCATGCCCCGGCGTTTAACCGCACAAACGGGGATGGATGCCCTGACCCATGCCCTGGAGGCCTATACCTCGCGCTGGGCAACCCCTCTGACTGACTGCCTGGCCCTGGAAGCGGCTGTTCTTATCTGCAGGAATCTTTATTCTGCTTACAGGAAAGGGAGCGACCGGGAGGCGCGCCAGCAGGTGATGTTGGGCAGCCTGATGGCCGGCATGGCCTTGAACAACGCCCGGGCGGGGGCGGTGCATGCCCTTGCTCATCCGGTTGGAATCCGCTACGGGATCCCGCACGGAATGGTCTGCGGGATTCTGCTGCCCTTTGTGATGGAATTCAATTTGACGCATGCAGCGGAGAAGTATGCGCGGCTGGCCCGGGAGTTGGGGATCGTTTCCGGCGATGGCGGTGCTGAGGAGGCGGCCGAGCGCCTGCTGCACTTTGTGCGGGCGCTCAAGCAGCGGCTGGAGCTTCCCGCCAGGCTTGGTGAAGTGGGGCTGGAGGAATCTGACATCCCGGAGCTGGTGGAGGCTGCCCTGGAGTCGGGGTCGCTGGCCGCCAACATTCGCAAGGCCGCCTTTTCCGATCTGGAGGAGATCCTCAAGAAAAACCTCTAA
- a CDS encoding CDP-alcohol phosphatidyltransferase family protein — MNLSERLTDAEERIRDNAVKPLLALLPTWVRPNHITGTRLILVSSAFILYLFNKSLAPQIWILTAAILTDFIDGPLARLRSQCSRKGAYLDQIADWCLGIWTGVLALLTGLLPAIVIVLMAAPQIGVLITDRIRVARLSTDDGRKRALAIAMGAANSRSTTIERLQFVTVLLGFMLIVFSKMTDRAIWHRIGLGSLYIEIVLVWLFLFQGIANVIAKR; from the coding sequence ATGAACCTCTCAGAGCGGCTTACAGACGCAGAGGAAAGGATCCGCGATAATGCCGTGAAGCCCCTGCTGGCGCTGCTTCCCACTTGGGTTCGCCCCAATCACATCACAGGGACGCGCCTGATTCTGGTTTCATCCGCATTTATTTTATATCTATTTAATAAGTCCCTGGCACCGCAGATCTGGATTTTAACCGCAGCCATCTTGACCGACTTCATCGACGGCCCGCTGGCGCGGCTGCGCAGCCAGTGTTCGCGCAAAGGGGCTTATCTGGATCAGATCGCAGACTGGTGTCTGGGGATCTGGACGGGTGTGCTGGCCCTGCTAACCGGATTACTGCCGGCAATAGTAATCGTCCTCATGGCTGCCCCGCAGATCGGCGTGCTCATAACGGACAGGATTCGCGTCGCCCGCCTCAGCACAGACGACGGGAGGAAGCGGGCACTGGCCATCGCCATGGGGGCGGCTAACTCCAGGTCAACGACCATCGAGCGGCTGCAATTCGTCACCGTGCTGCTGGGATTTATGCTGATCGTTTTCAGCAAGATGACCGACAGAGCAATCTGGCACCGGATCGGCCTGGGCAGCCTTTATATCGAAATCGTTTTGGTGTGGCTGTTTCTTTTTCAGGGAATCGCCAATGTGATCGCCAAGAGATAA
- a CDS encoding ABC transporter substrate-binding protein, protein MRRSKSVELRKLLKAVLLGSLLFLCVGVFTSCSNGDSTGAASNDAQSTTGDGVKTIGIVQIVEHPSLNTIRESFIQKLAEEGYQDGKNIKIDYQNAQGDQTNLKSICQKFARNKYDLIVAIATPSAQAAAGETKEIPVLFAACTDPVSSGLVASLDRPGANVTGTSDAVSAEKIMELAKRITPGFKTIGALYNSGEANSVSVINDLKEYASKNGMTVIEGTVTNTSEVQQVTQSLAEKADILFSPIDNTVASAMPVVAQVAKRAKKPIYVGADSMVKDGGLATYGINYQVLGEETAKMAIEILNGKNPADMPVKLMDEMDIYLNQETAAAIGITFPDDIVKEAKQIFGK, encoded by the coding sequence ATGAGAAGGTCAAAATCAGTTGAGCTGAGAAAGCTGTTGAAGGCAGTTCTGCTGGGATCCCTCCTTTTCTTATGCGTCGGAGTTTTCACCTCATGCAGCAACGGCGATTCGACGGGTGCTGCATCCAACGATGCCCAGTCCACTACCGGAGACGGCGTCAAGACGATCGGCATCGTCCAGATCGTGGAGCACCCCTCACTTAACACCATCCGAGAATCGTTCATCCAAAAGCTCGCAGAGGAAGGTTATCAGGACGGAAAGAACATCAAAATCGATTACCAGAATGCCCAGGGCGACCAGACCAACTTGAAGAGCATCTGTCAGAAGTTTGCCAGAAATAAATACGATCTGATCGTGGCCATCGCCACCCCCTCGGCACAGGCAGCAGCCGGTGAAACGAAGGAGATACCGGTGCTCTTTGCAGCCTGCACCGATCCCGTCAGCTCAGGCCTCGTGGCCAGCCTTGACCGGCCGGGTGCCAATGTGACCGGAACTTCAGACGCGGTTTCCGCAGAGAAGATAATGGAGCTGGCCAAACGCATCACACCCGGTTTTAAGACCATCGGCGCGCTTTACAATTCTGGAGAAGCCAATTCGGTGTCGGTCATCAACGACCTCAAGGAGTACGCGAGCAAGAACGGAATGACGGTGATCGAGGGCACGGTCACCAACACCTCGGAGGTACAGCAGGTGACTCAGTCCCTTGCGGAAAAGGCCGACATCCTCTTCTCACCGATTGACAACACCGTTGCCTCAGCCATGCCGGTCGTCGCCCAGGTTGCCAAAAGGGCAAAGAAGCCGATCTACGTCGGCGCCGATTCTATGGTCAAAGACGGCGGGCTGGCGACTTACGGAATCAACTATCAGGTTCTGGGAGAAGAAACTGCGAAGATGGCGATCGAGATCTTGAACGGAAAGAACCCGGCAGACATGCCCGTCAAGCTAATGGATGAGATGGACATCTATCTCAATCAGGAAACGGCTGCGGCGATAGGCATTACTTTCCCGGATGATATAGTCAAGGAAGCAAAACAGATCTTCGGAAAATAG
- a CDS encoding ABC transporter permease, with translation MSLTSLAATLQGSMELGVIYAIMALGVFISFRTLNIPDLTVDGSFTLGAAVSAVMVCSGQPFSGLAVAFLAGWIAGTCTALLTTKLKIQPLLSGILMMLALYSINLKVMEGKPNIPLLNKPLMFSFLQEFAQVQYAVLLFLLLILVLIVLLLYFFLKTRLGFVLRATGDNQQMVRALGVNTDVTILIGLALSNGLVALSGAIIAQYQTFADVSMGIGMVIIGLASVIIGEVLFGVKTLMRRLLAVVLGAIVYRLVIAVALWLGMPPTDLKLVSAAIVAVALSMTVIKQKVLSFQNRRANSAGYQGGRCNAQG, from the coding sequence ATGTCGCTAACATCATTGGCAGCAACACTACAGGGCTCAATGGAACTCGGCGTCATCTATGCGATTATGGCGCTCGGCGTTTTCATATCCTTCCGAACGCTGAACATACCCGACCTGACGGTAGATGGCAGTTTCACATTGGGTGCCGCCGTGTCGGCGGTAATGGTCTGCAGCGGCCAGCCCTTCAGCGGGCTGGCTGTGGCCTTTTTGGCAGGCTGGATTGCCGGCACCTGCACCGCACTGCTGACGACTAAGCTCAAAATTCAGCCCCTGCTTTCAGGCATACTGATGATGCTGGCGCTTTACTCGATAAACCTTAAAGTTATGGAGGGCAAGCCGAATATCCCTCTCCTAAACAAGCCTCTGATGTTCAGCTTTCTGCAGGAATTTGCGCAGGTACAGTACGCCGTGCTGCTGTTTCTCTTGCTAATACTCGTCCTGATCGTACTTCTGCTGTACTTTTTCCTGAAAACGAGGTTGGGCTTTGTGTTGAGAGCAACAGGGGATAATCAGCAAATGGTCAGAGCACTCGGGGTGAACACAGATGTTACGATACTGATAGGGCTTGCCTTGTCGAACGGCCTCGTTGCTCTGTCAGGAGCCATCATAGCGCAGTATCAGACGTTTGCCGACGTGAGCATGGGCATCGGAATGGTAATCATCGGACTTGCCTCGGTCATAATCGGCGAAGTTCTGTTCGGCGTGAAAACGCTGATGCGCAGGCTTCTGGCGGTGGTGCTCGGTGCCATCGTCTACAGGCTGGTGATCGCCGTCGCCCTGTGGCTGGGTATGCCGCCAACAGATCTCAAGCTGGTGTCGGCAGCGATCGTAGCGGTTGCCCTGTCGATGACCGTAATCAAGCAGAAGGTTCTCTCATTCCAAAACAGAAGGGCCAACTCCGCTGGTTACCAGGGGGGCAGATGCAATGCTCAGGGTTGA